In Drosophila simulans strain w501 chromosome X, Prin_Dsim_3.1, whole genome shotgun sequence, one DNA window encodes the following:
- the LOC6725400 gene encoding ATP-dependent RNA helicase dbp2, protein MFAGAYAPNAGSVQQHTGGGYYGNGAAAGAGGSGNGAPRHERQYYPRGNFAGAAGGAGINGAATAAGSMHFGQPYGVMTYGIQNGLGMGAAGSGGGNPYRQQNGVAFAGNGLGGGAGGGAGSGSGGYGGQRGKNPNYTQRYQKPHNGAGGAGGYQSNNYNAAALGMLSKEERAEIQREKAKNPGRNLVKPKWENLEPFLKDFYNIHPNTLAKSEQQVADIRRELEITVSGNELPHPVVSFEESSLPAHVIEEMKRQGFTKPTAIQSQGWPIALSGRDLVGIAQTGSGKTLAYMLPAIVHIGNQPPIIRGEGPIALVLAPTRELAQQIQSVVRDYGHLCKPEIRHTCIFGGSSKVPQARDLDRGVEVIIATPGRLIDFLENRNTNLQRCTYLVLDEADRMLDMGFEPQIRKIIEQIRPDRQVVMWSATWPKEVQALAGDFLNDYIQINIGSMNLSANHNIRQIVEICTEIEKPQRLVCLLNEISPIKNSGSNGNKIIVFVETKIKVEDILQIIRAEGYNATSIHGDKTQNERDSVLKDFRNGKSNILIATDVASRGLDVEDLQYVINYDYPNSSENYVHRIGRTGRCQQLGTAYTFFTPDNAKQARELISVLEEAGQTPSQALLDLARSMPSSGGYRGNKRWNNNSGGDRNTGGHNGIYQQRNNNPLNYQAGNNYNNNRSGAPTGGSYQQYAAGGNTYLQNGAGGGVNWNRMNQMGQDGGAGQQQRNGSTYRPRAPFNNGGPRAIMGHQGGGVGAGGVGGAAGGPQQLMAPQQGGQYMPQPYRGRGQFVPQGAGAGGMPPRFQQYPKREYQQQGVTHYGQQALQHQQQQQQQAGQQTKPPKDDGNKYAPSATVTSSLVQYTPANSPTIAAVAAAAAAAAGRAAAAAVAPAPGAAYMYDAAGVLTTAAAPGTNPYANQFSMPATYYAQHHQFTQAVAGPGPAPGQAIE, encoded by the exons ATGTTCGCCGGAGCATATGCACCCAACGCCGGAAGCGTTCAGCAGCACACTGGCGGCGGTTACTATGGCAATGGTGCCGCAGCAGGCGCTGGCGGTAGCGGCAACGGGGCTCCACGCCACGAGCGTCAGTACTATCCGCGCGGCAACTTCGCCGGCGCCGCCGGTGGAGCTGGCATCAATGGAGCAGCCACTGCGGCTGGAAGCATGCACTTTGGTCAGCCCTATGGCGTGATGACCTATGGCATCCAGAATGGTCTGGGAATGGGCGCCGCCGGTTCTGGTGGCGGCAATCCGTATCGCCAGCAAAACGGCGTTGCCTTCGCCGGTAATGGACTTGGAGGAGGCGCCGGTGGCGGAGCCGGATCCGGATCTGGCGGCTATGGAGGACAGCGTGGCAAAAATCCAAACTACACACAGCGCTATCAGAAGCCGCACAACGGCGCCGGAGGTGCCGGTGGCTACCAAAGTAATAACTACAATGCAGCCGCCTTAGGCATGCTTTCCAAAGAGGAGCGCGCCGAGATCCAACGCGAAAAGGCCAAAAATCCCGGCCGTAATTTAGTGAAACCCAAGTGGGAGAACCTCGAGCCCTTCCTCAAGGATTTCTACAACATTCATCCGAATACACTGGCCAAATCAGAGCAGCAGGTGGCCGACATACGGCGCGAACTGGAAATCACCGTGTCCGGCAATGAACTACCACACCCTGTGGTCAGTTTCGAGGAGAGCTCGCTTCCCGCTCACGTCATTGAAGAGATGAAGCGCCAGGGATTCACCAAGCCCACTGCTATCCAATCGCAGGGTTGGCCCATTGCCTTAAGTGGCCGCGATTTGGTGGGCATTGCCCAGACCGGTTCCGGCAAGACGCTGGCATACATGCTGCCTGCCATCGTGCACATTGGCAATCAGCCGCCCATAATTCGCGGTGAAGGGCCCATTGCTCTGGTGCTGGCCCCCACCCGGGAGCTGGCTCAGCAGATCCAATCAGTCGTGCGGGACTATGGACATCTGTGCAAGCCCGAGATTCGTCACACTTGCATCTTTGGCGGCTCATCGAAGGTGCCGCAGGCACGCGATCTTGACCGGGGCGTCGAGGTGATCATCGCGACACCAGGACGTCTGATTGATTTCCTTGAGAATCGCAACACGAACTTGCAAAGATGCACTTATCTGGTGCTGGACGAAGCCGACCGCATGCTGGACATGGGTTTCGAGCCGCAGATCCGTAAGATCATTGAACAGATTCGTCCCGACCGTCAGGTCGTCATGTGGTCCGCAACCTGGCCAAAGGAGGTGCAGGCCCTAGCCGGAGACTTTTTAAACGATTATATCCAAATCAACATTGGTTCGATGAACCTATCGGCTAACCATAACATTCGCCAAATTGTCGAGATCTGTACAGAGATAGAGAAGCCGCAGCGCTTAGTGTGCTTGCTCAATGAGATTTCTCCCATCAAGAATTCGGGAAGCAATGGGAACAAAATTATTGTCTTTGTGGAGACCAAGATCAAG GTGGAGGACATCTTGCAGATCATCCGTGCCGAGGGCTACAACGCCACCTCAATTCACGGCGACAAGACACAGAATGAGCGTGATTCAGTGCTAAAGGATTTCCGCAACGGCAAGTCCAACATTCTGATTGCCACCGATGTGGCTTCGCGCGGCCTCGATGTCGAGGATCTGCAGTACGTAATTAACTATGATTACCCGAACTCCTCGGAGAATTACGTGCACCGCATCGGGCGCACTGGTCGCTGCCAACAGCTGGGAACTGCCTACACCTTTTTCACGCCTGACAATGCAAAGCAGGCCCGTGAACTGATCTCTGTGCTGGAGGAGGCTGGCCAGACTCCGTCGCAAGCTCTATTGGATCTTGCTCGTTCGATGCCCAGCTCGGGCGGCTATCGCGGCAACAAGCGCTGGAACAACAACAGTGGCGGGGATCGCAACACTGGCGGTCACAACGGCATCTATCAGCAGCGCAACAACAATCCGCTGAATTACCAGGCCGGTAACAACTATAACAACAATCGCAGCGGCGCCCCAACTGGCGGTAGCTACCAGCAGTATGCCGCTGGCGGCAATACCTATCTGCAGAATGGTGCTGGTGGCGGTGTTAATTGGAACCGCATGAACCAGATGGGACAGGATGGAGGAGCcggacagcagcagcgaaacGGCAGCACCTATCGCCCGAGGGCTCCGTTCAACAATGGCGGTCCACGCGCCATTATGGGCCATCAGGGTGGCGGCGTCGGAGCTGGTGGTGTGGGCGGCGCAGCCGGTGGCCCACAGCAGCTCATGGCACCACAGCAGGGCGGACAATATATGCCACAGCCATACCGTGGACGTGGCCAGTTTGTGCCGCAGGGAGCCGGTGCCGGTGGCATGCCGCCACGATTCCAGCAGTATCCCAAGCGGGAGTACCAGCAGCAAGGAGTGACCCACTACGGTCAGCAGGCtttgcagcatcagcagcaacaacaacagcaggctGGCCAACAGACAAAGCCGCCCAAGGACGATGGCAACAAGTATGCTCCGTCGGCTACGGTGACCAGCTCGCTGGTCCAATACACGCCAGCCAATTCGCCAACGATTGCGGCTgtagctgctgccgctgcagcagccgccggacgagctgcagctgcagctgtggCTCCGGCTCCCGGTGCCGCCTACATGTACGATGCGGCCGGTGTTCTCACCACCGCCGCTGCGCCGGGCACCAATCCATATGCCAACCAGTTCAGCATGCCGGCAACCTACTACGCCCAACATCACCAGTTCACCCAAGCCGTGGCAGGACCCGGACCAGCACCCGGCCAGGCCATCGAGTAG
- the LOC6725401 gene encoding dehydrodolichyl diphosphate synthase complex subunit DHDDS: protein MSWVSDYKYTWTERIAMRTLRACGHIPHHVAFVMDGNRRFARSQQIDKIEGHSRGFEKLADCLRWCLDVGVREVTTFAFSIENFKRSNEEVEGLFNLAREKFARLLEETARLDEHGIRIRVIGNIELLPLDLQKLVASAMLSTERNDKLFLNVAFAYTSRDEITQAVETILRHGSQDLAGEDISERLLEECLYTRHSPPPDLVFRTSGETRLSDFMMWQLSTSVLYFSNVLWPQITFWHFLASILAYQRDRWQLDDFRRAERMQSYQLAKATDFYSERVQKFLTTIDEDRRKLLVRLAAN, encoded by the exons ATGTCGTGGGTCTCCGACTACAAGTACACATGGACGGAGCGGATAGCGATGCGAACGCTGCGTGCCTGTGGCCACATTCCGCACCACGTCGCCTTCGTGATGGACGGCAATCGGAGGTTCGCCCGCTCACAGCAGATTGATAAGATCGAGGGTCATTCGCGGGGATTCGAGAAGCTTGCGGACTGCCTGCGCTGGTGCCTGGACGTGGGCGTTCGCGAGGTGACCACCTTTGCCTTCAGCATCGAGAACTTCAAGCGTTCCAACGAGGAGGTCGAGGGTCTGTTTAATTTGGCCAGAGAGAAGTTTGCCCGCCTGCTGGAGGAGACTGCTCGACTGGACGAACATGGCATCCGCATTCGGGTGATCGGGAACATCGAGCTACTGCCACTCGACTTGCAGAAACTAGTGGCTTCGGCTATGCTTAGCACGGAGCGCAATGACAAGCTCTTCCTGAACGTCGCCTTTGCGTACACATCGCGGGATGAGATTACGCAGGCGGTGGAAACGATACTGCGGCATGGCAGCCAAGATTTGGCGGGCGAGGACATCAGTGAGCGACTACTGGAGGAATGCCTCTACACGCGACATTCGCCGCCACCGGATCTGGTGTTCCGCACCTCCGGCGAGACCAGGCTAAGCGACTTCATGATGTGGCAG TTAAGCACATCCGTGTTGTACTTCAGCAACGTCCTGTGGCCGCAGATCACTTTCTGGCATTTCCTGGCCAGCATTCTGGCATACCAGCGTGACCGCTGGCAGCTGGACGACTTTCGGCGAGCGGAGAGGATGCAGAGCTACCAGCTGGCCAAGGCGACCGACTTCTACAGCGAACGCGTCCAGAAGTTCTTGACCACCATCGATGAGGACCGGCGGAAGCTGCTTGTGCGACTGGCCGCCAACTAA
- the LOC27208950 gene encoding 40S ribosomal protein S14a, which yields MAPRKAKVQKEEVQVQLGPQVRDGEIVFGVAHIYASFNDTFVHVTDLSGRETIARVTGGMKVKADRDEASPYAAMLAAQDVAEKCKTLGITALHIKLRATGGNKTKTPGPGAQSALRALARSSMKIGRIEDATPIPSDSTRRKGGRRGRRL from the exons ATGGCACCCAGGAAGGCTAAAGTTCAGAAGGAGGAGGTTCAGGTCCAGCTGGGACCCCAAGTTCGCGACGGCGAGATCGTGTTCGGAGTGGCTCACATCTACGCCAGCTTCAACGACACCTTCGTCCATGTCACTGATCTGTCCGGACGTGAGACCATCGCCCGTGTCACCGGAGGCATGAAGGTGAAGGCCGATCGTGATGAGGCTTCGCCCTACGCCGCTATGTTGGCCGCCCAG GATGTGGCTGAGAAGTGCAAGACGCTGGGCATCACTGCCCTGCACATCAAGCTGCGCGCTACCGGAGGCAACAAGACCAAGACCCCCGGACCCGGCGCCCAGTCCGCTCTGCGCGCTTTGGCCCGTTCGTCCATGAAGATTGGCCGCATCGAGGATGCGACCCCCATCCCATCGGACTCCACCCGCAGGAAGGGCGGTCGCCGTGGTCGTCGTCTGTAA
- the LOC6740014 gene encoding 40S ribosomal protein S14a, whose product MAPRKAKVQKEEVQVHLGPQVRDGEVVFGVAHIYASFNDTFVHVTDLSGRETIARVTGGMKVKADRDEASPYAAMLAAQDVAEKCKTLGITALHIKLRATGGNKTKTPGPGAQSALRALARSSMKIGRIEDVTPIPSDSTRRKGGRRGRRL is encoded by the exons ATGGCTCCAAGGAAGGCTAAAGTTCAAAAGGAGGAGGTGCAGGTCCATCTGGGACCCCAAGTTCGCGACGGCGAGGTCGTGTTCGGAGTGGCTCACATCTACGCCAGCTTCAACGACACCTTCGTCCATGTCACTGATCTGTCCGGACGTGAGACCATCGCCCGTGTCACCGGAGGCATGAAGGTGAAGGCCGATCGTGATGAGGCTTCTCCCTACGCCGCTATGTTGGCCGCCCAG GATGTGGCTGAGAAGTGCAAGACGCTGGGCATCACTGCCCTGCACATCAAGCTGCGCGCTACCGGCGGCAACAAGACCAAGACCCCCGGACCTGGCGCCCAGTCCGCTTTGCGTGCCTTGGCCCGTTCGTCCATGAAGATTGGCCGCATCGAGGATGTGACCCCCATCCCATCGGACTCCACCCGCAGGAAGGGCGGTCGCCGGGGTCGCCGTCTGTAG